A region from the Benincasa hispida cultivar B227 chromosome 8, ASM972705v1, whole genome shotgun sequence genome encodes:
- the LOC120083413 gene encoding uncharacterized protein LOC120083413 isoform X2 has product MEKLKSLVPENLKQMVGSNTADDLSSSCSFLLRLFQQSQLFFQVIRDVAVDPENALCGKKMDAALELKRQGNQCFLKGDYANALVYYSQALQVAPMNAVDMDKNLVATLYVNRASVLHKMDMQLECLRDCNRALQISSTYAKAWYRRGKANVSMENFDDAICDFQISKHVEVSFNGKKQIDDELKVIQHHHNRSNPVNEHSKSKLDDFDEPIQVKLHVTTSDKGRGMVSPTELPPSSLVHVEEPYALVILKHCRETHCHYCLNELPADKVPCPSCSIPLYCSQHCQIQAGGRMLQNVLDNQDIFKNLSDGLRKYVQEITSQSFSDLRTEDVPEHKHECDGVHWPAILPSEIVLAGRIVAKFVVQRSVFADASNLVDMLNLSHHFSEMHTDSKLECIIYSIILSSCLQQFFPCQLAINGNTISQITILISQIRTNSISIVRMKSFDAPGSPDQRGRLSSVVPFTCNMEQVRVGQAIYTTGSLFNHSCKPNIHAYFNSRTLFIRATAFTSVGCPLELSYGPQVGQLDCKGRLKLLEDEYSFRCQCSGCSLVHISDLVLNAFCCINPNCHGVVLDRSIFNCENTKTKDFLTVDNQSKLEPLMQTDSFLHAGPSHCLKCGSYRDIKSSCSTVDEAGIHFTRLQHEINLNRVSETTVSDALRALISLKSTLHEYNRRIAEAEDNLSQAFCLLGKLELAADHCKASIRILEKLYGENHIAIGNELLKLSSILISVGDHNAVDCIKRLSKIFRCYYGSHVNTMFPFLNILKEETLKFVSTDL; this is encoded by the exons ATGGAGAAGCTGAAGTCACTGGTGCCGGAGAACTTGAAGCAGATGGTGGGTTCGAACACCGCCGATGATCTTTCCTCATCGTGTTCTTTCTTATTACGCCTTTTTCAGCAATCGCAGCTCTTCTTCCAA GTCATCCGGGACGTGGCAGTGGATCCTGAAAATGCTCTCTGTGGTAAGAAGATGGACGCTGCTCTGGAGTTGAAACGCCAGGGGAATCAATGCTTCTTGAAGGGGGATTATGCTAATGCGTTGGTTTATTATTCCCAG GCTCTGCAAGTGGCTCCAATGAATGCTGTTGACATGGACAAGAATTTAGTTGCAACCTTGTATGTGAATCGAGCATCAGTTTTGCAT AAAATGGATATGCAATTGGAGTGTTTACGAGATTGCAATAGAGCACTTCAGATTTCATCAACCTATGCAAAG GCATGGTATAGAAGAGGTAAAGCAAATGTTAGTATGGAAAATTTTGATGATGCTATCTGTGACTTTCAAATTTCTAAGCACGTGGAGGTATCATTCAATGGAAAGAAGCAGATAGATGATGAACTGAAGGTCATCCAACATCATCATAATAGGTCGAATCCAGTAAATGAACATAGCAAGAGCAAATTAGATGATTTTG ATGAGCCAATCCAAGTAAAATTACATGTCACCACATCAGATAAGGGGAGAGGAATGGTTTCACCCACTGAGTTACCTCCATCATCCTTGGTTCATGTTGAAGAACCTTATGCCTTG GTAATATTGAAGCATTGTAGAGAAACTCATTGCCATTACTGCTTGAATGAACTACCAGCAGATAAAGTACCTTGTCCATCATGCTCAATTCCTCTGTACTGCTCCCAACATTGCCAAATACAAGCAGGGGGGCGAATGCTACAAAATGTTCTAGATAATCaagatattttcaaaaatctGTCTGATGGCCTCAGAAAGTATGTTCAAGAAATAACTTCGCAAAGTTTTTCCGACTTGAGGACTGAAGATGTTCCTGAACATAAACATGAATGTGATGGTGTGCATTGGCCTGCAATATTGCCATCTGAAATAGTTTTGGCTGGGCGAATAGTGGCTAAATTTGTAGTGCAGAGAAGTGTCTTTGCAGATGCTTCTAACCTTGTGGATATGTTG AATCTTTCACACCATTTTTCGGAAATGCACACTGACAGCAAGCTGGAGTGTATCATCTATTCCATTATATTATCAAGTTGTCTTCAGCAATTCTTCCCTTGTCAACTTGCAATAAATGGGAACACTATCTCGCAG ATTACAATACTTATATCCCAAATTAGGACAAACTCTATATCTATTGTTCGTATGAAATCCTTTGATGCACCAGGATCACCAGATCAGCGTGGAAGATTATCTAGTGTGGTTCCTTTTACTTGTAATATGGAACAA GTCAGAGTAGGTCAAGCTATTTATACAACTGGAAGCTTGTTTAACCATTCCTGCAAACCAAACATCCATGCGTATTTCAATTCACGTACCCTCTTTATTCGGGCAACTGCGTTCACGTCAGTGGGGTGCCCCCTAGAGTTGTCATATGGTCCACAG GTTGGTCAGTTGGATTGTAAAGGCCGTCTTAAGTTGCTAGAGGATGAGTACTCTTTTAGATGCCAGTGTAGTGGTTGCTCGTTGGTGCATATATCTGACCTTGTCCTCAACGCTTTTTGCTGCATTAATCCAAATTGCCACGGTGTAGTCTTGGATAGATCCATCTTCAACTGTGAAAACACGAAAACTAAGGACTTTCTTACGGTCGACAACCAAAGTAAACTGGAGCCTTTAATGCag ACTGACAGCTTCCTTCATGCTGGTCCTAGCCATTGTTTGAAATGTGGATCTTATCGTGATATAAAATCATCTTGTTCGACAGTGGATGAGGCTGGGATTCACTTTACAAG GTTGCAGCACGAGATAAATTTAAATAGGGTGTCAGAGACTACAGTCTCAGATGCTTTGAGAGCTCTGATCTCACTGAAGTCTACATTGCATGAATATAATAGGCGTATAGCAGAA GCTGAAGACAATCTGTCGCAGGCCTTCTGTTTGCTTGGAAAACTAGAGCTTGCAGCAGACCATTGTAAAGCATCAATTCGG ATTCTTGAGAAGTTGTATGGCGAAAATCATATTGCCATTGGCAATGAACTCTTGAAGCTTTCTTCCATTCTGATATCTGTGGGTGACCACAATGCTGTGGACTGCATTAAGCGATTGAGCAAAATTTTCAGGTGTTATTATGGATCACATGTCAACACAATGTTTCCATTTTTGAACATCTTGAAGGAAGAAACTCTCAAATTTGTCAGCACAGATCTTTGA
- the LOC120083413 gene encoding SET and MYND domain-containing protein 4 isoform X4: MDAALELKRQGNQCFLKGDYANALVYYSQALQVAPMNAVDMDKNLVATLYVNRASVLHKMDMQLECLRDCNRALQISSTYAKAWYRRGKANVSMENFDDAICDFQISKHVEVSFNGKKQIDDELKVIQHHHNRSNPVNEHSKSKLDDFGMLDEPIQVKLHVTTSDKGRGMVSPTELPPSSLVHVEEPYALVILKHCRETHCHYCLNELPADKVPCPSCSIPLYCSQHCQIQAGGRMLQNVLDNQDIFKNLSDGLRKYVQEITSQSFSDLRTEDVPEHKHECDGVHWPAILPSEIVLAGRIVAKFVVQRSVFADASNLVDMLNLSHHFSEMHTDSKLECIIYSIILSSCLQQFFPCQLAINGNTISQITILISQIRTNSISIVRMKSFDAPGSPDQRGRLSSVVPFTCNMEQVRVGQAIYTTGSLFNHSCKPNIHAYFNSRTLFIRATAFTSVGCPLELSYGPQVGQLDCKGRLKLLEDEYSFRCQCSGCSLVHISDLVLNAFCCINPNCHGVVLDRSIFNCENTKTKDFLTVDNQSKLEPLMQTDSFLHAGPSHCLKCGSYRDIKSSCSTVDEAGIHFTRLQHEINLNRVSETTVSDALRALISLKSTLHEYNRRIAEAEDNLSQAFCLLGKLELAADHCKASIRILEKLYGENHIAIGNELLKLSSILISVGDHNAVDCIKRLSKIFRCYYGSHVNTMFPFLNILKEETLKFVSTDL; encoded by the exons ATGGACGCTGCTCTGGAGTTGAAACGCCAGGGGAATCAATGCTTCTTGAAGGGGGATTATGCTAATGCGTTGGTTTATTATTCCCAG GCTCTGCAAGTGGCTCCAATGAATGCTGTTGACATGGACAAGAATTTAGTTGCAACCTTGTATGTGAATCGAGCATCAGTTTTGCAT AAAATGGATATGCAATTGGAGTGTTTACGAGATTGCAATAGAGCACTTCAGATTTCATCAACCTATGCAAAG GCATGGTATAGAAGAGGTAAAGCAAATGTTAGTATGGAAAATTTTGATGATGCTATCTGTGACTTTCAAATTTCTAAGCACGTGGAGGTATCATTCAATGGAAAGAAGCAGATAGATGATGAACTGAAGGTCATCCAACATCATCATAATAGGTCGAATCCAGTAAATGAACATAGCAAGAGCAAATTAGATGATTTTGGTATGCTAG ATGAGCCAATCCAAGTAAAATTACATGTCACCACATCAGATAAGGGGAGAGGAATGGTTTCACCCACTGAGTTACCTCCATCATCCTTGGTTCATGTTGAAGAACCTTATGCCTTG GTAATATTGAAGCATTGTAGAGAAACTCATTGCCATTACTGCTTGAATGAACTACCAGCAGATAAAGTACCTTGTCCATCATGCTCAATTCCTCTGTACTGCTCCCAACATTGCCAAATACAAGCAGGGGGGCGAATGCTACAAAATGTTCTAGATAATCaagatattttcaaaaatctGTCTGATGGCCTCAGAAAGTATGTTCAAGAAATAACTTCGCAAAGTTTTTCCGACTTGAGGACTGAAGATGTTCCTGAACATAAACATGAATGTGATGGTGTGCATTGGCCTGCAATATTGCCATCTGAAATAGTTTTGGCTGGGCGAATAGTGGCTAAATTTGTAGTGCAGAGAAGTGTCTTTGCAGATGCTTCTAACCTTGTGGATATGTTG AATCTTTCACACCATTTTTCGGAAATGCACACTGACAGCAAGCTGGAGTGTATCATCTATTCCATTATATTATCAAGTTGTCTTCAGCAATTCTTCCCTTGTCAACTTGCAATAAATGGGAACACTATCTCGCAG ATTACAATACTTATATCCCAAATTAGGACAAACTCTATATCTATTGTTCGTATGAAATCCTTTGATGCACCAGGATCACCAGATCAGCGTGGAAGATTATCTAGTGTGGTTCCTTTTACTTGTAATATGGAACAA GTCAGAGTAGGTCAAGCTATTTATACAACTGGAAGCTTGTTTAACCATTCCTGCAAACCAAACATCCATGCGTATTTCAATTCACGTACCCTCTTTATTCGGGCAACTGCGTTCACGTCAGTGGGGTGCCCCCTAGAGTTGTCATATGGTCCACAG GTTGGTCAGTTGGATTGTAAAGGCCGTCTTAAGTTGCTAGAGGATGAGTACTCTTTTAGATGCCAGTGTAGTGGTTGCTCGTTGGTGCATATATCTGACCTTGTCCTCAACGCTTTTTGCTGCATTAATCCAAATTGCCACGGTGTAGTCTTGGATAGATCCATCTTCAACTGTGAAAACACGAAAACTAAGGACTTTCTTACGGTCGACAACCAAAGTAAACTGGAGCCTTTAATGCag ACTGACAGCTTCCTTCATGCTGGTCCTAGCCATTGTTTGAAATGTGGATCTTATCGTGATATAAAATCATCTTGTTCGACAGTGGATGAGGCTGGGATTCACTTTACAAG GTTGCAGCACGAGATAAATTTAAATAGGGTGTCAGAGACTACAGTCTCAGATGCTTTGAGAGCTCTGATCTCACTGAAGTCTACATTGCATGAATATAATAGGCGTATAGCAGAA GCTGAAGACAATCTGTCGCAGGCCTTCTGTTTGCTTGGAAAACTAGAGCTTGCAGCAGACCATTGTAAAGCATCAATTCGG ATTCTTGAGAAGTTGTATGGCGAAAATCATATTGCCATTGGCAATGAACTCTTGAAGCTTTCTTCCATTCTGATATCTGTGGGTGACCACAATGCTGTGGACTGCATTAAGCGATTGAGCAAAATTTTCAGGTGTTATTATGGATCACATGTCAACACAATGTTTCCATTTTTGAACATCTTGAAGGAAGAAACTCTCAAATTTGTCAGCACAGATCTTTGA
- the LOC120083413 gene encoding SET and MYND domain-containing protein 4 isoform X1, with the protein MEKLKSLVPENLKQMVGSNTADDLSSSCSFLLRLFQQSQLFFQVIRDVAVDPENALCGKKMDAALELKRQGNQCFLKGDYANALVYYSQALQVAPMNAVDMDKNLVATLYVNRASVLHKMDMQLECLRDCNRALQISSTYAKAWYRRGKANVSMENFDDAICDFQISKHVEVSFNGKKQIDDELKVIQHHHNRSNPVNEHSKSKLDDFGMLDEPIQVKLHVTTSDKGRGMVSPTELPPSSLVHVEEPYALVILKHCRETHCHYCLNELPADKVPCPSCSIPLYCSQHCQIQAGGRMLQNVLDNQDIFKNLSDGLRKYVQEITSQSFSDLRTEDVPEHKHECDGVHWPAILPSEIVLAGRIVAKFVVQRSVFADASNLVDMLNLSHHFSEMHTDSKLECIIYSIILSSCLQQFFPCQLAINGNTISQITILISQIRTNSISIVRMKSFDAPGSPDQRGRLSSVVPFTCNMEQVRVGQAIYTTGSLFNHSCKPNIHAYFNSRTLFIRATAFTSVGCPLELSYGPQVGQLDCKGRLKLLEDEYSFRCQCSGCSLVHISDLVLNAFCCINPNCHGVVLDRSIFNCENTKTKDFLTVDNQSKLEPLMQTDSFLHAGPSHCLKCGSYRDIKSSCSTVDEAGIHFTRLQHEINLNRVSETTVSDALRALISLKSTLHEYNRRIAEAEDNLSQAFCLLGKLELAADHCKASIRILEKLYGENHIAIGNELLKLSSILISVGDHNAVDCIKRLSKIFRCYYGSHVNTMFPFLNILKEETLKFVSTDL; encoded by the exons ATGGAGAAGCTGAAGTCACTGGTGCCGGAGAACTTGAAGCAGATGGTGGGTTCGAACACCGCCGATGATCTTTCCTCATCGTGTTCTTTCTTATTACGCCTTTTTCAGCAATCGCAGCTCTTCTTCCAA GTCATCCGGGACGTGGCAGTGGATCCTGAAAATGCTCTCTGTGGTAAGAAGATGGACGCTGCTCTGGAGTTGAAACGCCAGGGGAATCAATGCTTCTTGAAGGGGGATTATGCTAATGCGTTGGTTTATTATTCCCAG GCTCTGCAAGTGGCTCCAATGAATGCTGTTGACATGGACAAGAATTTAGTTGCAACCTTGTATGTGAATCGAGCATCAGTTTTGCAT AAAATGGATATGCAATTGGAGTGTTTACGAGATTGCAATAGAGCACTTCAGATTTCATCAACCTATGCAAAG GCATGGTATAGAAGAGGTAAAGCAAATGTTAGTATGGAAAATTTTGATGATGCTATCTGTGACTTTCAAATTTCTAAGCACGTGGAGGTATCATTCAATGGAAAGAAGCAGATAGATGATGAACTGAAGGTCATCCAACATCATCATAATAGGTCGAATCCAGTAAATGAACATAGCAAGAGCAAATTAGATGATTTTGGTATGCTAG ATGAGCCAATCCAAGTAAAATTACATGTCACCACATCAGATAAGGGGAGAGGAATGGTTTCACCCACTGAGTTACCTCCATCATCCTTGGTTCATGTTGAAGAACCTTATGCCTTG GTAATATTGAAGCATTGTAGAGAAACTCATTGCCATTACTGCTTGAATGAACTACCAGCAGATAAAGTACCTTGTCCATCATGCTCAATTCCTCTGTACTGCTCCCAACATTGCCAAATACAAGCAGGGGGGCGAATGCTACAAAATGTTCTAGATAATCaagatattttcaaaaatctGTCTGATGGCCTCAGAAAGTATGTTCAAGAAATAACTTCGCAAAGTTTTTCCGACTTGAGGACTGAAGATGTTCCTGAACATAAACATGAATGTGATGGTGTGCATTGGCCTGCAATATTGCCATCTGAAATAGTTTTGGCTGGGCGAATAGTGGCTAAATTTGTAGTGCAGAGAAGTGTCTTTGCAGATGCTTCTAACCTTGTGGATATGTTG AATCTTTCACACCATTTTTCGGAAATGCACACTGACAGCAAGCTGGAGTGTATCATCTATTCCATTATATTATCAAGTTGTCTTCAGCAATTCTTCCCTTGTCAACTTGCAATAAATGGGAACACTATCTCGCAG ATTACAATACTTATATCCCAAATTAGGACAAACTCTATATCTATTGTTCGTATGAAATCCTTTGATGCACCAGGATCACCAGATCAGCGTGGAAGATTATCTAGTGTGGTTCCTTTTACTTGTAATATGGAACAA GTCAGAGTAGGTCAAGCTATTTATACAACTGGAAGCTTGTTTAACCATTCCTGCAAACCAAACATCCATGCGTATTTCAATTCACGTACCCTCTTTATTCGGGCAACTGCGTTCACGTCAGTGGGGTGCCCCCTAGAGTTGTCATATGGTCCACAG GTTGGTCAGTTGGATTGTAAAGGCCGTCTTAAGTTGCTAGAGGATGAGTACTCTTTTAGATGCCAGTGTAGTGGTTGCTCGTTGGTGCATATATCTGACCTTGTCCTCAACGCTTTTTGCTGCATTAATCCAAATTGCCACGGTGTAGTCTTGGATAGATCCATCTTCAACTGTGAAAACACGAAAACTAAGGACTTTCTTACGGTCGACAACCAAAGTAAACTGGAGCCTTTAATGCag ACTGACAGCTTCCTTCATGCTGGTCCTAGCCATTGTTTGAAATGTGGATCTTATCGTGATATAAAATCATCTTGTTCGACAGTGGATGAGGCTGGGATTCACTTTACAAG GTTGCAGCACGAGATAAATTTAAATAGGGTGTCAGAGACTACAGTCTCAGATGCTTTGAGAGCTCTGATCTCACTGAAGTCTACATTGCATGAATATAATAGGCGTATAGCAGAA GCTGAAGACAATCTGTCGCAGGCCTTCTGTTTGCTTGGAAAACTAGAGCTTGCAGCAGACCATTGTAAAGCATCAATTCGG ATTCTTGAGAAGTTGTATGGCGAAAATCATATTGCCATTGGCAATGAACTCTTGAAGCTTTCTTCCATTCTGATATCTGTGGGTGACCACAATGCTGTGGACTGCATTAAGCGATTGAGCAAAATTTTCAGGTGTTATTATGGATCACATGTCAACACAATGTTTCCATTTTTGAACATCTTGAAGGAAGAAACTCTCAAATTTGTCAGCACAGATCTTTGA
- the LOC120083413 gene encoding SET and MYND domain-containing protein 4 isoform X3 — protein MEKLKSLVPENLKQMVGSNTADDLSSSCSFLLRLFQQSQLFFQVIRDVAVDPENALCGKKMDAALELKRQGNQCFLKGDYANALVYYSQALQVAPMNAVDMDKNLVATLYVNRASVLHKMDMQLECLRDCNRALQISSTYAKAWYRRGKANVSMENFDDAICDFQISKHVEVSFNGKKQIDDELKVIQHHHNRSNPVNEHSKSKLDDFGMLDEPIQVKLHVTTSDKGRGMVSPTELPPSSLVHVEEPYALVILKHCRETHCHYCLNELPADKVPCPSCSIPLYCSQHCQIQAGGRMLQNVLDNQDIFKNLSDGLRKYVQEITSQSFSDLRTEDVPEHKHECDGVHWPAILPSEIVLAGRIVAKFVVQRSVFADASNLVDMLNLSHHFSEMHTDSKLECIIYSIILSSCLQQFFPCQLAINGNTISQDHQISVEDYLVWFLLLVIWNKVGQAIYTTGSLFNHSCKPNIHAYFNSRTLFIRATAFTSVGCPLELSYGPQVGQLDCKGRLKLLEDEYSFRCQCSGCSLVHISDLVLNAFCCINPNCHGVVLDRSIFNCENTKTKDFLTVDNQSKLEPLMQTDSFLHAGPSHCLKCGSYRDIKSSCSTVDEAGIHFTRLQHEINLNRVSETTVSDALRALISLKSTLHEYNRRIAEAEDNLSQAFCLLGKLELAADHCKASIRILEKLYGENHIAIGNELLKLSSILISVGDHNAVDCIKRLSKIFRCYYGSHVNTMFPFLNILKEETLKFVSTDL, from the exons ATGGAGAAGCTGAAGTCACTGGTGCCGGAGAACTTGAAGCAGATGGTGGGTTCGAACACCGCCGATGATCTTTCCTCATCGTGTTCTTTCTTATTACGCCTTTTTCAGCAATCGCAGCTCTTCTTCCAA GTCATCCGGGACGTGGCAGTGGATCCTGAAAATGCTCTCTGTGGTAAGAAGATGGACGCTGCTCTGGAGTTGAAACGCCAGGGGAATCAATGCTTCTTGAAGGGGGATTATGCTAATGCGTTGGTTTATTATTCCCAG GCTCTGCAAGTGGCTCCAATGAATGCTGTTGACATGGACAAGAATTTAGTTGCAACCTTGTATGTGAATCGAGCATCAGTTTTGCAT AAAATGGATATGCAATTGGAGTGTTTACGAGATTGCAATAGAGCACTTCAGATTTCATCAACCTATGCAAAG GCATGGTATAGAAGAGGTAAAGCAAATGTTAGTATGGAAAATTTTGATGATGCTATCTGTGACTTTCAAATTTCTAAGCACGTGGAGGTATCATTCAATGGAAAGAAGCAGATAGATGATGAACTGAAGGTCATCCAACATCATCATAATAGGTCGAATCCAGTAAATGAACATAGCAAGAGCAAATTAGATGATTTTGGTATGCTAG ATGAGCCAATCCAAGTAAAATTACATGTCACCACATCAGATAAGGGGAGAGGAATGGTTTCACCCACTGAGTTACCTCCATCATCCTTGGTTCATGTTGAAGAACCTTATGCCTTG GTAATATTGAAGCATTGTAGAGAAACTCATTGCCATTACTGCTTGAATGAACTACCAGCAGATAAAGTACCTTGTCCATCATGCTCAATTCCTCTGTACTGCTCCCAACATTGCCAAATACAAGCAGGGGGGCGAATGCTACAAAATGTTCTAGATAATCaagatattttcaaaaatctGTCTGATGGCCTCAGAAAGTATGTTCAAGAAATAACTTCGCAAAGTTTTTCCGACTTGAGGACTGAAGATGTTCCTGAACATAAACATGAATGTGATGGTGTGCATTGGCCTGCAATATTGCCATCTGAAATAGTTTTGGCTGGGCGAATAGTGGCTAAATTTGTAGTGCAGAGAAGTGTCTTTGCAGATGCTTCTAACCTTGTGGATATGTTG AATCTTTCACACCATTTTTCGGAAATGCACACTGACAGCAAGCTGGAGTGTATCATCTATTCCATTATATTATCAAGTTGTCTTCAGCAATTCTTCCCTTGTCAACTTGCAATAAATGGGAACACTATCTCGCAG GATCACCAGATCAGCGTGGAAGATTATCTAGTGTGGTTCCTTTTACTTGTAATATGGAACAA AGTAGGTCAAGCTATTTATACAACTGGAAGCTTGTTTAACCATTCCTGCAAACCAAACATCCATGCGTATTTCAATTCACGTACCCTCTTTATTCGGGCAACTGCGTTCACGTCAGTGGGGTGCCCCCTAGAGTTGTCATATGGTCCACAG GTTGGTCAGTTGGATTGTAAAGGCCGTCTTAAGTTGCTAGAGGATGAGTACTCTTTTAGATGCCAGTGTAGTGGTTGCTCGTTGGTGCATATATCTGACCTTGTCCTCAACGCTTTTTGCTGCATTAATCCAAATTGCCACGGTGTAGTCTTGGATAGATCCATCTTCAACTGTGAAAACACGAAAACTAAGGACTTTCTTACGGTCGACAACCAAAGTAAACTGGAGCCTTTAATGCag ACTGACAGCTTCCTTCATGCTGGTCCTAGCCATTGTTTGAAATGTGGATCTTATCGTGATATAAAATCATCTTGTTCGACAGTGGATGAGGCTGGGATTCACTTTACAAG GTTGCAGCACGAGATAAATTTAAATAGGGTGTCAGAGACTACAGTCTCAGATGCTTTGAGAGCTCTGATCTCACTGAAGTCTACATTGCATGAATATAATAGGCGTATAGCAGAA GCTGAAGACAATCTGTCGCAGGCCTTCTGTTTGCTTGGAAAACTAGAGCTTGCAGCAGACCATTGTAAAGCATCAATTCGG ATTCTTGAGAAGTTGTATGGCGAAAATCATATTGCCATTGGCAATGAACTCTTGAAGCTTTCTTCCATTCTGATATCTGTGGGTGACCACAATGCTGTGGACTGCATTAAGCGATTGAGCAAAATTTTCAGGTGTTATTATGGATCACATGTCAACACAATGTTTCCATTTTTGAACATCTTGAAGGAAGAAACTCTCAAATTTGTCAGCACAGATCTTTGA